Within the Candidatus Polarisedimenticolia bacterium genome, the region ACAAGCTGCGTCGTGCGATGGAGACCATCGAGCCAGGTCCCAGATGAATTATTTTGGAAAAAATGAACATTTTCCCGAGACCCCAGGTATTAACCGTCAGGGATTGAAGGTATTTTCCCTTGACATTTCTCTCTTTGACCGTACTTAAGGGGAAAGCAAATTTCCACAGGAGCTTCCGCTGCGTTTCCATGTCCTGCACACCATGCCGAATATCCGTATCTCATGCGAATAAAGAGCTTAGCTAGTGTTTTTCAGGGAGAAACCAGGAGGGCTTTCTGATGACCTTTCAGGGGGGAAGCTGCTATGACTAGAGTGGTTCGGGTGGGCCTGCCGGCATTGGCGGCGGGGATTTTGTGTCTGGCCCTGAGTGCGGGTCCCGCCATGGCGACCTGCGGCAGCGGCATCACGATCGGGAACGGGGTGCCGACGTTCGAGAGCGGTTTCACCACCAATGGTGGCCTCGATCCCGCTTCCTGCGGCAACGCCCCCTACACCCAGTTCTGGGCGGTCGGCAAGGGCAACACCGTGGCCGGCCTCGGAGTCGACCAGGGCGCCAGCAACCTGGAGACCTTCGAGCTGGTCCCCGGCGAGGGGATGGTCTACCAGCATGACTGGGGCAACCAGGACGTCGACGGCTGCATCTCCGACGGTCCGAACCTGCAGAGCGACGGCTCGCTGCCGCCGATGGCCGTCATTTTCAGCAACGGTCTCGGACAGGGAACCTCGGGCGCGCACGGAACCTATGCCGCCTACTCGGTCGATCTCGACACTTTCTTCCAGATGTACAACCTGGATCAGGCGAACGGCAGCCCGAACACCGTTTGCGCCAATGTTCCCACGCCTTCGCTCAGCGGCATTTCCGGCTCGGGTCCCTTCAACGCGACCGCGAGCTGGGGCGGCGTCTCCTCCTACAACGACTGCGCCAGCAACTCGGGCATCTCCCTGGCGGATGACTGCGCCGGCGGAACCCGTAACATCCACAGCGGCTGGAAGGTCTACAGCATCAGCGCCAGCTGCACTCTCGGCCCCCTGACGTCGGATCGCAGCGCCTGGACTCAGGAAGGCGGAGTGCTTCCGGCCGGCGCCAACGCCGGTTCGCCGGTTTCGATCTCGGCCGCCAACGCCGGCCAGTGCCGGTTCGTGGCGATCAACCCGGTGTGGGACTCGGGCTTCGAAGGGAAGTACCTGTCGGGTGCCGCGGCTCAGAAGCTCGGTGGCACGGGCGATGCGGACGGCGACGGAATTGCCGATGTCATTGACACCTGTCCCAGCACTCCCGGGTCGAACGTCGACAGCGACGGTGACGGCATCGGCGATGTCTGCGACAACTGCGACAACGCCGCCAACCAGGACCAGGCCGACGGCGACAACGACAACGTCGGCGATGCCTGCGATCCCTGCCCGGGTGATGCTTCCAACGACGTCGACGGCGACGGCATTTGCGGCGCGGTCGACAACTGCCCCAGCGTTGCCAACCCGAGTCAGGCGGACTCGGACGGTGACGGCATCGGCGATGCCTGCGACGGCTGCGGCTCCGGCCACGACAACGACGGCGACGGTATCTGCAGCAACCTGGACAACTGCCCCGACGTCGCGAACGCCAACCAGCTCGACACCGACGGCGACGGCAAGGGTAACGTTTGCGATCCCTGCCCCTATGAGAAGAGCGACGACCACCTGCCGCCCTACGGCGATAACGATGGCGTCTGCGCCTGCGAGCCGGCAATCTTCAACGCCGGTCTGTGCCCCGGGACACTCGGCGCGCCGTTCGACAACTGCGTCAGCGTCTCCAACGCCTCGCAGACTCCCTCCGGGATGGGAGACGGTCTGGGCGATGCGTGCGAGGACAAGTTCCTCGGAACGCCCATTGTGAAGCCGAACCCGCTGCAGCCTGACCAGGGCTTCGGCGACTGCTCGATCACCTTCAGGACCAGGGCCGAGTGGAACTGCCCGGCCTTCTCGGTCGTCTATCGCAGTCCCGGCGGCGATCGCAGCACGGGCGTCAACGTTGCCTGCGTTGGCTGCAACTCCGGCGTGCGCAACCGCTCCTACGGCGGCGCCACCGGGTTCCGGATCTCGAAGTGCCACGGCGGTCACAACATCTTCGTTCAGATGACCCGCCCGAGCACTTGCGGCGGCCGGCCCCAGTACAACATCGTTACGCCGGTCAAGATCCAGGCGCTCGCGACGCGCGTTCGCTAGTGCCTCATCGGTAATAAACTCGGGGCCACCCGCGCACTCTGCGGGTGGCCCCTTCTGTTCTTTCAGCTGGCCCGCCGGGGAGAGGGACCCTGCCAAAGGGGGGCGCAGCGCGAAAGCGTGAGCCACCGGTGAAACTATCTCTGTCTTATTCGAAGCATCTATTCCGCACT harbors:
- a CDS encoding thrombospondin type 3 repeat-containing protein — translated: MTRVVRVGLPALAAGILCLALSAGPAMATCGSGITIGNGVPTFESGFTTNGGLDPASCGNAPYTQFWAVGKGNTVAGLGVDQGASNLETFELVPGEGMVYQHDWGNQDVDGCISDGPNLQSDGSLPPMAVIFSNGLGQGTSGAHGTYAAYSVDLDTFFQMYNLDQANGSPNTVCANVPTPSLSGISGSGPFNATASWGGVSSYNDCASNSGISLADDCAGGTRNIHSGWKVYSISASCTLGPLTSDRSAWTQEGGVLPAGANAGSPVSISAANAGQCRFVAINPVWDSGFEGKYLSGAAAQKLGGTGDADGDGIADVIDTCPSTPGSNVDSDGDGIGDVCDNCDNAANQDQADGDNDNVGDACDPCPGDASNDVDGDGICGAVDNCPSVANPSQADSDGDGIGDACDGCGSGHDNDGDGICSNLDNCPDVANANQLDTDGDGKGNVCDPCPYEKSDDHLPPYGDNDGVCACEPAIFNAGLCPGTLGAPFDNCVSVSNASQTPSGMGDGLGDACEDKFLGTPIVKPNPLQPDQGFGDCSITFRTRAEWNCPAFSVVYRSPGGDRSTGVNVACVGCNSGVRNRSYGGATGFRISKCHGGHNIFVQMTRPSTCGGRPQYNIVTPVKIQALATRVR